A genomic region of Sneathia sanguinegens contains the following coding sequences:
- a CDS encoding CadD family cadmium resistance transporter, with protein sequence METIVSALLVFVSTSTDYLVVLTILFASQGKKGLKSIYAGQYLGTGLLVLVSLIAAYFLNFIPQDWIIGLLGLIPLGLGIRAIFVDEDIDEEDIEGKITGYGSKILAFTSLTVAMGGDNLGIYIPYFTGKSLIEISISLVIFALGILILCKLSQNLASISAIGEIVEKYEKIIVPVVFIGLGLYILIENGTINYFISLITS encoded by the coding sequence ATGGAAACAATAGTATCCGCTTTATTAGTTTTTGTCTCTACATCAACTGACTACTTAGTTGTTTTGACTATTTTATTCGCCAGTCAAGGCAAGAAAGGTTTGAAATCAATTTATGCAGGACAGTATTTAGGTACAGGACTGCTTGTTCTGGTTAGTCTTATAGCCGCTTACTTTTTAAATTTTATTCCACAAGATTGGATTATCGGACTCCTTGGTCTAATTCCACTAGGTCTTGGTATAAGAGCAATTTTTGTGGATGAAGATATTGATGAAGAAGACATCGAGGGAAAAATTACCGGATATGGATCAAAAATCTTAGCATTTACAAGTTTAACAGTGGCAATGGGTGGAGATAATTTAGGAATTTATATACCCTATTTTACAGGAAAGAGTTTGATTGAGATTAGTATAAGTTTAGTAATATTTGCGTTAGGAATTTTGATTCTATGCAAATTATCTCAAAATCTCGCCTCAATTTCTGCTATCGGAGAGATTGTAGAAAAGTATGAAAAAATAATTGTACCAGTCGTGTTTATTGGGCTCGGTCTCTATATATTGATTGAAAATGGAACGATTAATTATTTCATATCCCTAATCACAAGTTAA
- the trpS gene encoding tryptophan--tRNA ligase produces the protein MRSLSGIQPSGILHIGNYFGALKQFVDLQEKYEGLYFLADYHALTSNPNPDKLRENTINVLLDYLALGLDPNKSTIFLQSDIPIHAELMWILNNITPLALLERGHAYKDKISKGLKPNTGLFTYPVLMAADILMYDTDLVPVGKDQKQHVEFARDIATKFNEFYNSNIFKLPEALIMESVAVVNGTNGEKMSKSYGNVINMFLPEKELKKQVMSIVTDSKSLEEAKDPNNNITKIYELFATKEEVEEMKEKFIKGNYGYGTAKKELLGKILEYFSDARQKREKLANNLDYVREILEKGKMKASEIAEKKMEIVRKTVGLYK, from the coding sequence ATGAGAAGTTTATCGGGAATACAACCTAGTGGTATTTTACATATAGGTAATTATTTTGGAGCATTAAAACAATTTGTTGATTTACAAGAAAAGTATGAAGGTCTATATTTTTTAGCTGATTATCATGCTTTAACATCAAATCCAAATCCAGATAAGTTAAGAGAAAATACAATAAATGTACTTTTAGATTATTTAGCTTTAGGATTGGATCCTAATAAATCAACAATATTTTTACAATCAGATATACCAATTCATGCTGAATTAATGTGGATATTAAATAATATTACACCTTTGGCTTTACTTGAAAGGGGTCATGCATATAAGGATAAAATATCTAAAGGTTTGAAGCCTAATACTGGTTTATTTACATATCCAGTTTTAATGGCAGCAGATATACTTATGTACGATACAGACTTAGTACCAGTTGGAAAAGATCAAAAACAACATGTAGAATTTGCAAGAGATATAGCGACAAAATTCAATGAATTCTATAATTCAAATATTTTTAAATTACCAGAAGCTTTGATAATGGAAAGTGTTGCTGTTGTTAATGGAACAAATGGTGAAAAAATGAGTAAATCATATGGAAATGTAATTAATATGTTTTTACCAGAAAAAGAATTAAAAAAACAAGTAATGTCAATAGTTACAGATAGTAAAAGCTTAGAAGAAGCTAAGGATCCGAATAATAATATTACAAAAATATATGAGTTATTTGCAACAAAAGAAGAAGTAGAAGAAATGAAGGAAAAATTTATCAAGGGTAATTATGGATATGGAACAGCTAAGAAGGAACTACTTGGTAAAATTTTAGAATATTTTTCAGATGCTAGACAAAAAAGAGAAAAATTAGCAAATAATTTAGATTATGTTCGTGAAATACTTGAAAAAGGTAAGATGAAAGCTAGTGAAATAGCAGAGAAAAAAATGGAAATAGTAAGAAAAACTGTGGGATTATATAAATGA
- a CDS encoding M20 metallopeptidase family protein codes for MNEKIRELLNENKQYLLKVRRHLHQNPELSEHEFETQKYIINFLEKYNVEYTILAKTGIYAKIKNGQGKSLAFRADMDALPLIENNNLEFKSKNEGIMHACGHDVHMAVQLTLLKILAENKDLWKGSAHFFFQPAEETVGGAKRMLEEGIDTEKIDNILSFHCAPEIEVGKIGIKYDKLHATSMVFKFRILGKATHGALAYTGIDSVVIGSKVVDFLQTIVSRRIDARDCAVITVGTFNAGTAENIVAGEAELTGTVRTLTQEMKKYILNIFKTDLVKFVEAYGAKIEINIRDSYAPVINNKEFTDYLLKNAKDILGEDKIEYIQIPRMDVEDIGFFLEKIPGTFYRLGVSKDNFTQLHTTNFYVDEEALNVGLKVQLKIALEYLC; via the coding sequence ATGAACGAAAAAATTAGAGAACTTTTAAATGAAAACAAACAATATCTTCTAAAAGTTAGAAGACATCTACACCAAAATCCTGAACTAAGTGAACATGAATTTGAAACTCAAAAGTATATAATAAATTTTCTTGAAAAATATAATGTGGAATATACAATTTTAGCTAAAACAGGAATATATGCAAAAATAAAAAATGGGCAAGGCAAATCTTTAGCATTTAGAGCAGATATGGATGCTTTACCTTTAATTGAGAATAATAATTTAGAATTTAAATCAAAAAATGAAGGTATTATGCATGCTTGTGGGCATGATGTGCATATGGCAGTACAACTAACTTTACTTAAAATACTTGCAGAGAATAAGGATTTATGGAAAGGTAGTGCACATTTTTTCTTTCAACCAGCAGAAGAAACTGTCGGTGGAGCTAAAAGAATGTTAGAAGAAGGCATTGATACAGAAAAAATTGATAATATTTTATCTTTTCACTGTGCCCCTGAAATTGAAGTTGGAAAAATTGGAATAAAATATGATAAATTACATGCAACATCTATGGTGTTTAAATTTAGAATATTAGGTAAGGCAACTCATGGTGCTTTAGCATATACTGGAATTGATAGTGTAGTGATAGGAAGTAAGGTAGTAGATTTTTTACAAACAATAGTTTCAAGAAGAATTGATGCACGAGATTGTGCCGTAATAACTGTTGGAACTTTTAATGCTGGTACAGCTGAAAATATTGTCGCAGGAGAAGCAGAATTAACTGGAACAGTGAGAACATTAACACAAGAAATGAAAAAATATATTTTAAATATTTTTAAAACTGATTTGGTCAAATTTGTTGAAGCATATGGTGCAAAAATAGAAATTAATATAAGGGATAGTTATGCACCCGTAATAAATAATAAAGAATTTACTGATTATTTATTAAAAAATGCAAAGGATATTTTAGGAGAAGATAAAATAGAATATATACAAATACCTAGAATGGATGTAGAAGATATAGGCTTCTTTTTAGAAAAAATTCCAGGTACCTTCTATAGATTAGGTGTTTCAAAAGATAATTTTACACAATTGCATACAACAAATTTTTATGTTGATGAAGAAGCATTGAATGTAGGATTAAAAGTACAATTAAAGATAGCATTGGAGTATTTATGTTAA
- a CDS encoding putative ABC transporter permease, whose translation MYRYLWDFVIYSFLGWCLEVTYKSFEEKRFINRGFLIGPYCPIYGFSSVCLIYCLSDFLDRPIRLFLVAIVLTSFIEFLTGYILEKIFKLQWWDYTTEFLNIKGYICIKFSFYWGIASLILLYIIQPKICIIVDNIVQFSIILHFILALMLYDFIISIMQIIKLKQDIKFLNRLIKDRLEKRYERLLTSFPKLKKLIDKIEKPLK comes from the coding sequence ATGTATAGATATTTATGGGACTTTGTTATTTATTCATTTTTAGGTTGGTGTTTAGAAGTAACTTATAAAAGTTTTGAAGAAAAGAGATTTATTAACCGTGGTTTTTTAATTGGACCATATTGTCCAATATACGGATTTTCTAGTGTTTGTCTAATATACTGCCTAAGTGATTTTTTGGACAGACCAATAAGACTTTTTCTAGTAGCAATTGTATTAACAAGTTTTATAGAATTTTTAACAGGTTATATATTGGAAAAGATATTTAAGTTACAATGGTGGGATTATACTACAGAATTTTTAAATATTAAGGGTTATATTTGCATAAAATTTTCATTTTATTGGGGAATAGCATCATTAATTTTACTTTATATAATTCAGCCAAAGATTTGTATAATTGTAGATAATATAGTGCAATTTTCAATTATTCTTCATTTTATCTTAGCATTAATGCTTTATGACTTTATTATTTCAATTATGCAAATAATAAAGTTAAAACAAGATATAAAGTTTTTAAATAGACTAATAAAAGATAGACTTGAAAAAAGATATGAAAGACTTTTAACATCCTTTCCAAAATTAAAAAAATTAATAGATAAAATAGAAAAACCATTGAAATAA
- a CDS encoding ribonuclease R family protein, whose product MKGRLEIVNKEFGFIKEQDKKFFVSGKNMLDASNNDIVEFQIIKGDNVKVTKVLNRENKEFIGRVDKNKNFSFVICENINKDIYIPKKYEKNIKDSDIVKIRILKWATKDRKPEAEILKNYGNIKIAENIVSSKIDELKIPHVFTDEIKKEADNIKVSKIKREDLTQLLHVTIDGEDTKDMDDAVYIEKTDYGYFLVVSIADVSAYVKKDSKLDEEALNRSNSIYLYNRVIPMLPNKLTKDLCSLNPNEKKLALSVKMKLDENATILESEIVKSYINSKYKLSYTKVNEILNSNDKSFEYSEMLFVMQKLSEILSKKSKNRGIIDFDIPEIKLKLNEKNELVDIVLRKREKAEILIENFMILANEQVANYMYFNELPCIYRVHEEPDLESIEALSKELKDFDYSLKTQDKIAKKLQNIINLTKGTKLGFLIHKKILKSLKKAEYSSINKGHFGLALKNYLHFTSPIRRYSDLYVHRILSEALEKYIPIKRRKKLSKNLEEICKKISENERRAQKLEYLARDIKLAEYMKDMKGIQYKGIVSSEYNERYYILLENYIEVILSNSSRKLQLGSKIIVEISDVDVLKGKIYVKEVRKNGNSKK is encoded by the coding sequence ATGAAGGGTAGATTAGAAATAGTAAATAAAGAATTTGGCTTTATAAAAGAACAAGATAAAAAATTTTTTGTATCAGGTAAAAATATGCTAGATGCTTCAAATAATGACATAGTTGAATTCCAGATTATAAAAGGAGATAATGTCAAAGTAACTAAGGTATTAAATAGAGAAAATAAGGAATTTATTGGTAGAGTAGATAAAAATAAAAATTTTTCTTTTGTAATTTGCGAAAATATAAATAAAGATATATATATACCAAAAAAATATGAAAAAAATATAAAAGATTCGGATATAGTAAAAATAAGAATACTAAAGTGGGCTACTAAGGATAGAAAACCAGAAGCAGAAATTTTGAAAAATTATGGAAATATAAAGATAGCAGAAAATATAGTAAGTTCTAAAATAGATGAATTAAAAATACCTCATGTTTTTACAGATGAAATAAAAAAAGAAGCAGATAATATAAAAGTATCTAAGATTAAAAGAGAAGATTTAACACAACTTTTACATGTCACAATAGATGGCGAAGATACAAAGGACATGGATGATGCAGTATACATAGAAAAAACAGATTATGGATACTTTTTAGTAGTTTCAATTGCAGATGTTAGTGCATATGTAAAAAAAGATAGTAAATTAGATGAGGAAGCTTTGAATAGATCAAATTCTATTTATTTGTATAATAGAGTAATACCTATGTTGCCAAATAAGTTAACTAAAGATTTATGTTCTTTAAATCCCAATGAAAAGAAATTGGCTCTTAGTGTGAAAATGAAATTAGATGAAAATGCTACAATTTTAGAAAGTGAAATAGTTAAAAGTTACATTAATAGTAAATATAAACTATCTTATACAAAGGTTAATGAAATTTTAAATTCTAATGATAAATCTTTTGAATACTCAGAAATGCTTTTTGTAATGCAAAAATTATCAGAAATATTAAGCAAAAAATCTAAAAATCGTGGTATAATAGATTTTGATATTCCAGAAATAAAATTAAAATTAAATGAAAAAAATGAGTTAGTAGATATTGTACTTAGAAAAAGAGAAAAGGCAGAAATATTAATAGAAAATTTTATGATATTAGCAAATGAACAAGTAGCTAATTATATGTATTTCAATGAATTACCTTGTATATATAGAGTACATGAAGAACCTGATTTAGAAAGCATTGAGGCATTAAGCAAGGAATTGAAAGATTTTGATTATTCATTGAAAACACAGGATAAAATAGCTAAAAAATTGCAAAATATAATAAATTTAACTAAAGGCACAAAACTAGGCTTTTTGATACACAAAAAAATATTGAAGTCATTAAAAAAAGCTGAATATTCTAGTATAAATAAGGGACACTTTGGTTTGGCATTAAAAAATTACTTACATTTTACTTCGCCAATTAGAAGATATTCTGATCTATATGTTCATAGAATTTTAAGTGAAGCTTTGGAAAAATATATACCCATAAAACGAAGAAAGAAATTGAGTAAAAATTTAGAAGAAATATGCAAAAAAATATCTGAAAATGAACGTAGAGCTCAAAAATTAGAATATTTAGCTAGGGATATAAAATTAGCTGAATATATGAAAGATATGAAGGGGATACAATACAAGGGAATAGTGTCTTCTGAATATAATGAAAGATATTATATATTATTAGAAAACTATATTGAAGTTATACTAAGTAATTCTAGTAGAAAATTACAATTAGGTTCAAAAATAATCGTTGAAATATCTGATGTAGATGTATTAAAGGGTAAAATTTATGTTAAAGAGGTAAGAAAAAATGGTAATAGCAAGAAATAA
- a CDS encoding C40 family peptidase encodes MIKKIYILLAFLLSINFSFSKPSSNKENLANDIRMQIHEYALKYLDTPYRWGSNGPNNFDCSGFVNYVYKKKANITLPRVSSDISKMKASKVDNFKVGDILFFKTTKKERISHVGIYIGNNKFIHASSAQKKVIISKLEGYYKKALRGAINLFE; translated from the coding sequence ATGATTAAAAAAATTTATATTTTATTGGCTTTTCTTTTAAGTATTAATTTTTCCTTTTCAAAACCCTCATCAAATAAAGAAAATCTAGCAAATGACATTAGAATGCAGATCCACGAATATGCTTTAAAATATTTGGATACTCCATACCGTTGGGGAAGTAATGGTCCAAATAATTTTGACTGTTCTGGTTTTGTAAATTATGTTTATAAGAAGAAAGCGAATATTACTTTACCAAGAGTATCTTCAGATATATCTAAAATGAAAGCTAGTAAAGTAGACAACTTTAAAGTAGGCGATATTCTTTTTTTTAAGACAACAAAAAAAGAAAGAATTTCTCATGTAGGAATTTATATAGGTAATAATAAATTTATACATGCCTCTTCTGCACAAAAAAAAGTTATTATCTCTAAATTAGAAGGATATTACAAAAAAGCATTAAGAGGTGCAATAAATTTATTTGAATAA
- a CDS encoding nicotinate phosphoribosyltransferase, whose product MSKNIVLDCDSYKVTHPKQYPEGMTYMHSYIESRGGLYGYTKFFGLQYYLKKYLSTRITKEMVDEAAEIFKLHGVPFERAGWDYIVNELGGKLPLRIRAVPEGAIIPNHNVLITIESTCEKTPWIVSWLEPLILKVWYPITVATYSYKMKQIISHFLEITSDNVKEQLPFKLHDFGYRGASSDESAAIGGLAHLTNFLGTDNINALECGRKYYHCKCPGFSIPAAEHSTVTSWGRENEEEAMRHIIESFPNNPVSVVSDSYNYFNAVENILCKDLKDLIKSRKYNVIVRPDSGDAITNVLFALEKLEAAFGVTINSKGYKVLNNTAIIQGDNIHEDTTWDILKCVMNNGYSVDNIALGCGGSLLQGNEHSSLNRDTHKFAMKCSCVKVNGAYRDVYKNPITDSGKISKKGRLDLIKLNNGKYESINISNLKENEYHKDSLMEVVFENGEILKDYTLDEVRENENKYYRPELKRIF is encoded by the coding sequence ATGAGTAAAAATATTGTTTTAGATTGCGATTCATATAAGGTTACTCATCCTAAACAATATCCAGAAGGTATGACTTATATGCACAGTTACATTGAAAGCCGTGGTGGCTTGTATGGGTATACTAAATTTTTTGGTTTACAATATTATTTAAAAAAGTATTTATCAACTAGAATAACAAAAGAAATGGTTGATGAAGCTGCTGAAATTTTTAAATTACATGGAGTTCCATTTGAAAGAGCTGGTTGGGATTATATTGTAAATGAATTAGGTGGTAAATTACCTTTAAGAATTAGAGCCGTTCCAGAAGGGGCTATTATACCAAATCATAATGTATTAATTACTATTGAATCAACTTGTGAAAAAACACCATGGATAGTTTCTTGGTTAGAACCATTAATATTGAAAGTTTGGTATCCAATAACTGTTGCAACATATTCATATAAAATGAAACAAATAATATCTCATTTTTTGGAAATAACTTCCGATAATGTAAAAGAACAATTGCCATTTAAATTACATGATTTTGGATATAGAGGAGCTTCAAGTGATGAAAGTGCAGCTATAGGTGGTTTAGCACATTTAACTAATTTTTTAGGTACAGATAATATTAATGCATTAGAATGTGGAAGAAAATATTACCACTGTAAATGTCCAGGATTTAGTATTCCAGCTGCAGAACATAGTACTGTAACATCATGGGGTAGAGAAAATGAAGAAGAAGCAATGAGACATATTATTGAATCTTTCCCAAATAATCCTGTATCTGTAGTTTCAGATTCATATAATTATTTTAATGCTGTAGAAAATATATTATGTAAAGATCTAAAAGATTTAATTAAATCAAGAAAATATAATGTTATTGTAAGACCTGATAGTGGAGATGCAATAACTAATGTATTATTTGCATTAGAAAAATTAGAAGCTGCCTTTGGTGTTACAATTAATAGTAAGGGATATAAGGTATTGAATAATACAGCAATTATACAAGGTGATAATATCCATGAAGACACAACATGGGATATATTGAAATGTGTAATGAACAATGGATATTCAGTAGATAATATAGCTCTAGGCTGTGGTGGTTCATTATTACAAGGAAATGAACATTCAAGTTTAAATAGAGATACACATAAATTTGCTATGAAATGTAGTTGTGTAAAAGTAAATGGTGCATATAGAGATGTATATAAAAATCCAATAACTGATAGTGGAAAAATTAGTAAAAAAGGTAGATTAGATTTAATAAAATTAAATAATGGTAAATATGAATCAATTAATATTTCAAATTTAAAAGAAAATGAATATCATAAAGATTCATTAATGGAAGTAGTATTTGAAAATGGTGAAATTTTGAAAGACTATACTTTAGATGAAGTTAGAGAAAATGAAAATAAATATTACAGACCAGAATTAAAAAGAATTTTTTAA
- the yqeK gene encoding bis(5'-nucleosyl)-tetraphosphatase (symmetrical) YqeK, with translation MEYEQYLKEHLSNKRFEHCLRTAKMAEYLCELYNIDKIAIKASLLHDIAKELSVDEMLDLITENDKKEVGASFYNSNILHGYAGANLVKKLFDIKDERIITAIKYHTTGKKNMTDIEKVVYISDAIEEGRTYEGVEEIREEVYKSLDKGIRFELKHKFNYLLENNGKIHPFSLDFWNSLVEELNEG, from the coding sequence ATGGAATATGAACAATATTTAAAAGAACATTTGTCAAATAAAAGATTTGAACATTGTTTAAGAACAGCAAAAATGGCAGAATATTTATGTGAGCTATATAATATAGATAAAATAGCTATAAAAGCGAGTTTATTGCATGATATAGCAAAAGAATTGAGTGTAGATGAAATGCTTGATTTAATAACAGAAAATGATAAGAAAGAAGTAGGTGCCTCTTTTTATAATTCTAATATTTTGCATGGTTATGCCGGAGCTAATTTGGTAAAAAAACTTTTTGATATAAAAGATGAACGAATTATAACAGCTATTAAATATCATACAACAGGTAAAAAAAATATGACGGATATAGAAAAAGTTGTGTATATTTCAGATGCAATTGAAGAAGGTAGAACATATGAAGGTGTTGAAGAAATAAGAGAAGAAGTGTATAAATCATTGGATAAGGGAATAAGATTTGAATTAAAGCATAAATTTAATTATTTATTAGAAAATAATGGAAAAATACATCCTTTTTCTTTAGATTTTTGGAATAGCTTGGTGGAGGAACTCAATGAAGGGTAG
- the rlmD gene encoding 23S rRNA (uracil(1939)-C(5))-methyltransferase RlmD, whose amino-acid sequence MLKIGDIIEVEIEKIVFGGEGLAYYNQIVIFVPLSAIGDRLQVKIISVKKTYARGLIEKILLPSKDRITAEKISFEDNSGCDFNHLKYEKQLEYKTKMLEEMFFSISKIDIKPIYNGIVPSLEIKNYRNKVAQPFIKIKDKIYLGFYKRKSHDTFAVEEDLLKSDVAKKVEEQFLNELNKEKFTVYNEKNHTGFLKSLIIRNNRKGEAMLCVVINKTSLLPKLKKVLARIYEENSFIKSIYISIKEKKDNIILGEKNILVFGEKYISENIFSINFKIYLDSFFQINVKQVEKLYNTAYSMLDEVNNMNIIDAFSGTGTIGMILAKKYKKVYCIESVASSVKSAIETAKENGIKNIEFICAKVENSIDKILKKENIDSIIFDPPRKGLEKSVIEAVANKKIKNIIYISCEPSRFARDLNMFIEKGYKLKKITAVDMFPNTHHVETVALIQKM is encoded by the coding sequence ATGTTAAAAATTGGAGATATAATAGAAGTTGAAATAGAGAAGATAGTATTTGGTGGAGAGGGCTTAGCTTATTACAATCAAATAGTCATTTTTGTGCCACTTTCTGCAATAGGTGATAGGTTACAAGTTAAAATAATTTCTGTAAAAAAAACATATGCTAGGGGTTTAATCGAAAAAATATTGCTTCCTTCTAAAGATAGGATAACTGCAGAAAAAATTAGCTTTGAAGATAATTCAGGCTGTGATTTTAATCATTTAAAATATGAAAAACAATTAGAGTATAAAACAAAAATGCTTGAAGAAATGTTTTTTAGCATTTCAAAAATTGATATAAAACCAATTTATAATGGCATCGTACCTAGTTTGGAAATTAAAAATTATAGAAATAAGGTTGCACAACCTTTTATTAAAATAAAGGATAAAATATATCTTGGATTCTATAAAAGAAAATCTCATGATACTTTTGCAGTTGAAGAAGATTTATTAAAATCCGATGTAGCAAAAAAAGTAGAAGAACAATTTTTAAATGAATTAAATAAAGAAAAATTTACTGTATATAATGAAAAAAATCATACTGGTTTTTTGAAGAGTTTAATTATTAGAAATAATAGAAAAGGTGAAGCTATGCTTTGTGTCGTAATAAATAAAACAAGTCTTTTACCAAAATTAAAGAAAGTTTTAGCAAGAATATATGAAGAAAATAGCTTTATAAAATCCATATATATTTCAATAAAAGAAAAAAAGGACAATATAATTTTAGGTGAAAAAAATATTCTAGTTTTTGGAGAAAAATATATTAGTGAAAATATTTTTTCAATTAATTTTAAAATATATTTAGATTCATTTTTTCAAATTAATGTAAAACAAGTCGAAAAGCTATATAATACAGCCTATTCTATGTTGGATGAGGTTAATAATATGAATATTATTGATGCTTTTTCAGGAACTGGAACTATAGGTATGATATTAGCAAAAAAATATAAAAAGGTATATTGTATAGAAAGTGTGGCTAGTTCTGTAAAATCAGCAATTGAAACAGCAAAAGAAAATGGCATAAAAAATATCGAATTTATTTGTGCAAAGGTTGAAAATAGTATAGATAAAATATTGAAAAAAGAAAATATAGATAGTATAATTTTTGATCCTCCAAGAAAGGGCTTAGAAAAATCAGTAATTGAAGCCGTTGCAAATAAAAAAATAAAGAATATCATATATATTTCTTGTGAACCATCAAGATTTGCAAGAGATTTAAATATGTTTATTGAAAAAGGATATAAATTGAAAAAAATTACGGCTGTCGATATGTTTCCAAACACGCATCATGTGGAGACGGTAGCGTTGATACAAAAGATGTAA
- a CDS encoding GerMN domain-containing protein, with amino-acid sequence MKKYILTICLVIAIVIVSIFSFFKNEISPIKNIVNVENTKNKEESNINIFVYNSKTDKIEETQIFVDNQKFIDYDDYVQYVIDNSSFVKPNMTLLAVYKLENGNVLIKLSEEFKQLSNSSMKKFQISVTKTLKSAFPDINNIQIQVDSNN; translated from the coding sequence ATGAAAAAATATATTTTGACTATATGTCTAGTAATTGCTATAGTTATAGTTTCAATATTTTCATTTTTTAAAAATGAAATAAGTCCTATTAAAAATATAGTAAATGTAGAAAATACAAAAAATAAAGAAGAAAGTAATATAAATATTTTTGTATATAATAGTAAAACAGATAAAATTGAAGAAACACAAATATTTGTAGATAATCAAAAATTCATTGATTATGATGATTATGTACAATATGTAATTGATAATTCTTCATTTGTGAAACCTAACATGACTTTATTAGCTGTATATAAATTAGAAAATGGAAATGTTTTAATAAAATTGAGCGAAGAATTCAAACAATTATCAAATAGTTCAATGAAAAAATTTCAAATTTCGGTTACAAAAACTTTAAAATCAGCATTTCCTGATATTAATAATATACAAATACAAGTTGATTCAAATAATTAG
- the smpB gene encoding SsrA-binding protein SmpB, which yields MVIARNKKANFDYFILDKYECGIALEGNEVKSIRAGKVSIKESYVKIMHSELYILNMHIKAYEFSNVNFKIDETRTRKLLVHKKEIRKLKEKIQEKGLTLVPLSVYTNGKYIKIEIALAKGKKNYDKRETLKQKAILLDLKSRN from the coding sequence ATGGTAATAGCAAGAAATAAAAAGGCTAATTTTGATTATTTTATTTTAGATAAATATGAGTGTGGTATCGCACTAGAAGGTAATGAAGTTAAATCAATAAGAGCAGGTAAGGTTAGTATTAAAGAATCATATGTTAAAATAATGCATAGTGAACTCTATATTTTAAATATGCATATAAAGGCATATGAATTTTCAAATGTAAATTTTAAAATTGATGAAACTAGAACTAGAAAATTATTGGTACATAAAAAAGAAATAAGAAAATTAAAGGAAAAAATACAAGAAAAAGGTTTAACTTTAGTCCCCTTATCAGTATATACTAATGGTAAATATATTAAAATTGAGATTGCACTTGCAAAAGGTAAAAAAAATTATGATAAAAGAGAAACTTTAAAACAAAAAGCAATATTACTTGATTTAAAATCAAGAAATTGA